A genome region from Hevea brasiliensis isolate MT/VB/25A 57/8 chromosome 9, ASM3005281v1, whole genome shotgun sequence includes the following:
- the LOC110634232 gene encoding LEAF RUST 10 DISEASE-RESISTANCE LOCUS RECEPTOR-LIKE PROTEIN KINASE-like 2.1 isoform X1 has translation MKTSSIQSFLLSFLIIAFLFSILSLPRYVYGNELYSNCAPFSCGNITDISYPFWGNNQPEYCGRPGFKIDCKEEVATLDIMSLKYQVIAINPDTQILRIARLDLLTSICPRQYFNTTLNLTLFNYTSNDVVDATLFYNCELSPESLVFNEFSCPINNVPRDAYLMVPTVSRNEYLLGCNISIAIPILARAVQGLLLAELTVIQVLNQGFEVRWILDQVQCGDCLRSGGRCGYNWTVNQFSCFCPDQAYSRTCPSPMPSGSLLNPGETTSGKCAFDS, from the coding sequence ATGAAAACTTCTTCCATCCAATCTTTCCTTCTCTCTTTTCTGATCATCGCCTTCCTCTTCTCAATATTATCCTTGCCAAGATATGTCTATGGTAATGAACTATACTCCAACTGTGCTCCTTTCAGCTGTGGAAACATCACTGATATTAGCTACCCCTTTTGGGGAAACAACCAGCCTGAGTACTGTGGGAGGCCAGGCTTCAAGATTGATTGCAAGGAAGAAGTAGCAACTTTGGATATCATGTCCCTCAAGTATCAGGTCATTGCAATCAATCCTGACACTCAAATCCTGAGGATTGCGAGACTAGATCTACTGACTAGCATTTGTCCTCGTCAGTACTTCAATACCACCTTGAATCTTACTCTCTTCAATTATACTTCTAATGATGTGGTGGATGCCACCTTGTTCTACAATTGTGAACTATCACCAGAATCTTTGGTTTTTAACGAATTTAGCTGCCCCATAAATAACGTTCCTCGGGATGCCTACTTGATGGTGCCCACAGTTTCCAGAAATGAATATTTGTTGGGTTGCAACATTAGTATTGCAATTCCAATCCTGGCGAGGGCTGTTCAGGGATTGTTGCTAGCAGAGTTGACTGTTATCCAAGTTCTAAATCAAGGCTTTGAGGTTAGGTGGATTCTGGATCAAGTGCAATGTGGAGATTGTTTAAGGTCAGGTGGAAGATGTGGATATAATTGGACTGTGAATCAATTCAGTTGCTTCTGCCCTGACCAAGCTTATTCCAGGACGTGTCCAAGCCCCATGCCATCAGGAAGCTTGTTGAATCCTGGAGAAACTACTTCAGGTAAGTGTGCATTTGACTCTTGA
- the LOC110634232 gene encoding LEAF RUST 10 DISEASE-RESISTANCE LOCUS RECEPTOR-LIKE PROTEIN KINASE-like 2.1 isoform X2 — MSLKYQVIAINPDTQILRIARLDLLTSICPRQYFNTTLNLTLFNYTSNDVVDATLFYNCELSPESLVFNEFSCPINNVPRDAYLMVPTVSRNEYLLGCNISIAIPILARAVQGLLLAELTVIQVLNQGFEVRWILDQVQCGDCLRSGGRCGYNWTVNQFSCFCPDQAYSRTCPSPMPSGSLLNPGETTSGKCAFDS; from the coding sequence ATGTCCCTCAAGTATCAGGTCATTGCAATCAATCCTGACACTCAAATCCTGAGGATTGCGAGACTAGATCTACTGACTAGCATTTGTCCTCGTCAGTACTTCAATACCACCTTGAATCTTACTCTCTTCAATTATACTTCTAATGATGTGGTGGATGCCACCTTGTTCTACAATTGTGAACTATCACCAGAATCTTTGGTTTTTAACGAATTTAGCTGCCCCATAAATAACGTTCCTCGGGATGCCTACTTGATGGTGCCCACAGTTTCCAGAAATGAATATTTGTTGGGTTGCAACATTAGTATTGCAATTCCAATCCTGGCGAGGGCTGTTCAGGGATTGTTGCTAGCAGAGTTGACTGTTATCCAAGTTCTAAATCAAGGCTTTGAGGTTAGGTGGATTCTGGATCAAGTGCAATGTGGAGATTGTTTAAGGTCAGGTGGAAGATGTGGATATAATTGGACTGTGAATCAATTCAGTTGCTTCTGCCCTGACCAAGCTTATTCCAGGACGTGTCCAAGCCCCATGCCATCAGGAAGCTTGTTGAATCCTGGAGAAACTACTTCAGGTAAGTGTGCATTTGACTCTTGA
- the LOC131182947 gene encoding uncharacterized protein LOC131182947: MGARVFLLPHVHFIITFFFLLVFVPTSYCEEDEFYRECFTPFQCGNLPNLSYPFWGDERPEICGYQGFRLRCQEGPSPIITINDQEFYVKFVNQSERVMIISRKDLSQNVCPPGVAEILNTTLNETPFSYVPEFENVSLFYNCSNKATMVPTPYKISCSVNDEQRDAFYATDWLLNKWNQDPSDCNIRVEVPVPKVDVEQLISGGMEALSKALREGFNVTYMFETIPMCYECVHSGGICGTDSSTFRFTCLKAKENFVRKRVERLVCFPRLLSILNLSTSPYDVEHCSSLISLIFFVETYLPPNASLLFSSFFYSRWVLYFFISHKPLLICFIVFFFFFTTLAEESLSADQKFQACAPTSCGKGPNISYPFLLSNVQESFCGYLHFNITCNQEYPVLRISSDDYIIKDIFYDNQSFLVASSLVYEEDTCPIPLHNVTLDLAPFNISPGYIDFSFLYNCTSEPANYPIYPISCATNSTVSSFAGFHIEELELNYSYSLNSCNYFVNAPLHTRSDVYSLYNKDYTEILKLGFLLNWTTHNCSSCERSGGRCGFENHEFVCFCHDQTHLNSCDDGNSS, translated from the exons ATGGGTGCCCGTGTCTTCCTGCTGCCCCATGTACACTTCATCATCACCTTCTTCTTTCTCTTAGTCTTTGTTCCAACATCTTATTGTGAAGAAGATGAGTTTTATAGAGAGTGCTTCACACCATTCCAGTGTGGAAACCTGCCAAATCTTTCTTATCCTTTCTGGGGCGATGAGCGACCTGAAATCTGCGGTTATCAAGGATTCAGGCTCCGGTGCCAAGAAGGTCCGTCCCCTATTATAACTATAAATGATCAAGAATTTTATGTGAAGTTCGTGAATCAATCCGAAAGAGTGATGATCATTTCTCGAAAGGATTTATCCCAAAATGTTTGTCCTCCTGGTGTTGCTGAGATTCTTAATACAACTCTGAACGAGACTCCATTCAGTTATGTGCCGGAGTTTGAAAACGTAAGCCTATTCTACAATTGCTCAAACAAGGCTACGATGGTACCGACTCCATACAAAATTTCGTGTTCTGTAAATGACGAACAACGGGATGCATTTTATGCAACTGATTGGCTTTTGAACAAGTGGAACCAAGACCCCTCAGATTGTAACATCCGGGTAGAAGTTCCAGTTCCAAAGGTGGATGTTGAACAACTTATTAGTGGTGGAATGGAAGCTTTAAGTAAGGCTTTGAGAGAAGGTTTTAACGTAACGTACATGTTTGAGACAATTCCAATGTGCTATGAATGTGTGCATTCGGGTGGGATATGCGGCACCGACTCTTCTACTTTCCGCTTCACTTGTCTAAAAGCAAAAG aaaattttgtgaGAAAAAGAGTTGAGCGTCTTGTTTGTTTTCCACGTTTACTTTCAATTTTGAACCTGTCAACG AGCCCTTACGATGTTGAGCACTGTAGTTCGTTAATTTCGCTTATCTTCTTCGTGGAA ACTTACTTACCTCCAAATGCTTCTCTCCTTTTCTCTTCGTTCTTCTACTCCAGATGGGTCCTCTACTTCTTCATATCTCACAAACCTCTTCTCATTTgtttcattgtcttcttcttcttcttcactacTTTGGCCGAGGAATCCCTGTCAGCAGATCAAAAGTTCCAGGCTTGTGCACCAACATCCTGTGGCAAAGGCCCCAATATAAGTTACCCTTTTCTCTTATCTAACGTTCAAGAATCCTTCTGTGGCTACCTACATTTCAACATCACTTGTAACCAAGAATACCCAGTTCTCAGAATCTCCAGTGATGATTATATCATTAAAGATATCTTTTATGACAATCAGTCCTTCCTCGTAGCTAGTTCTTTGGTCTATGAGGAGGATACATGTCCAATTCCTTTGCATAATGTGACCCTTGATCTAGCTCCCTTCAATATTAGTCCTGGCTATATTGATTTTTCCTTCTTATACAATTGTACCTCAGAGCCTGCAAACTACCCTATATATCCCATAAGTTGTGCCACCAATTCTACTGTTTCTTCTTTTGCGGGGTTTCACATTGAAGAACTGGAGTTAAACTACAGCTATTCTTTGAACTCATGCAACTACTTCGTCAATGCTCCTTTGCACACTCGTAGTGATGTTTATAGTTTGTACAATAAGGATTATACTGAGATTTTGAAGCTGGGGTTCCTCTTGAATTGGACCACGCATAATTGCAGCAGTTGTGAGAGAAGTGGTGGCCGCTGTGGATTTGAGAATCACGAATTTGTTTGTTTTTGTCATGATCAGACTCATCTCAATTCCTGTGATGATGGTAACtcttcatga